The Streptomyces sp. NBC_01439 genome contains the following window.
GTGCTCCGCCCGATGGGCGGTTTCCTCAGCGGGCGCGTGACGCACCAGCTGATGGCGGACTACTGGCCGACCGCCGACGCCGATCCGGCGAACGCCGGCACGGTGGCCGAGTTCGCGGAGATCTGGCGGTCCAAGCCCAAGTACGTGTACTCGCGCACCCTGCGGTCGGCCGAGTGGAACACCACGGTCGTGCGGGACGTCGTGCCCGAGGAGGTCGCCGCGCTCAGGGCGGCCCCGGGCGGCGACCTGACGCTGAGCGGGGCCGATCTCGCCGCCTCCTTCCTGCGCCAGGACCTGGTGGACGCCTACCGGATCTACGTGCACCCGGTGCGGATCGGGCGCGGCACGCCGCTCTTCCCCACCCTCGACCACGCTCCGGTGACCCTGCGGCACACGGACACCCACACCTTCGGCAACGGCGTCGTCCTGCTGCGCTACGAGCGCGCCTAGTGCTGTGGCCGGAAAGGTTTGCCGGTTCGCGGCGTTCGGTGCGGTGCATCGCAAGGCGGAAGGCCGCGGCTCGTACTGGACGTACTTGCGCGGTCCGACAACGCGGCGAGGTGCCGTACCGGGCGTCGTGAGCCGGTGAACCTTTCCGGCCACAGCACTAGTAGGGCTTGGTCAGGTTGGGGTTGGTGTGGGTATGCCGCGGTGGCAGGTGGGGCATGCGCCGGTCCATGTCGCGAGGAGGGTTTGTAGCTCGCGGACGACTTGGTAGAGGCTCAGGCCGGCGCCATGTCTTTTGGGGCTCTGGCCAGTCGTTGCAGGGTGCAGAAGGCGTGGGCGACGGATACGAGGGTGACGTGGTGGTGCCATCCGTTCCAGGTGCGTCCCTCGAAGTGGGCAAGTCCCAGGGCCTGTTTCATCTCGCGGTAGTCGTGCTCGATGCGCCAGCGGAGCTTGGCCAGGCGGACCAGGGTGGTCAGCGGGGTGTCGGCGGGCAGGTCGGAGAGCCAGAACTGAACGGGTTCGCCCTGGTCGGCCGGCCACTCGGCCAGCAGCCAGCATGCGGGCAGTTCCGGGCCCTCGACCGTGTGGCGGACCTCGCGACCGGCAGGCCGGATCCGCAAGGCCACGAACCGCGAGTACATCCGCTTGAAGCCGCTGCGGCCGGTGCCGGGCCGGGAGCCCTCACGCCATTGCACTGGCTTCGCCGTCTTCCGGCCGGCCGCGATGACCAGCTGTTTCACCGACTGCGGCTTGTCCGGGTACTTCGCCACGGGTGGCCGTCCGTTCCCGGAGTAGGGCTCGGTCACCGGCACGGCTTCGCCGGGCTGGGCCGAGAGGGTGGTGGAGATCCCCACCATGTAGTTGAGGCCGCGGGCCTGCAGGCCGTGCCGGAATGCCGCCGCGTCTCCGTATCCGGCGTCCGCGACGGCCAGCGGCACCTCGATGCCCCACGAGCGGGTCTCATCCAGCATGTCCAGGGCCAGCTGCCATTTCTCCACATGCCCGGTGTCGTCGGGAATGCCGCAGGCGGTGCGGCGGGCGACCTTGGCCGGGTCCGCCTTCGGCGAGGCGGGGTCCCAGGCCTCGGGCTGGAACAGCCGCCAGTTGACCGCCACCGAGGCGTGGTCCGAGGCCAGGTGCAGGGAGACGCCCACCTGGCAGTTGGTGACCTTGCCCGCAGTGCCGGTGTACTGCCGCGAGACACACGCCGAGGCATTGCCGTCCTTGAGGAAGCCGGTGTCATCGAAGATCAGCACGGTGGGCCGGATCGCCTTCTCCATGCTCCAGGCCAGCCGGGCCCGCACATGCGCGGGGTCCCACGGGCTGGTGGTGATGAAGTGGGCCAGGGCCTGACGGTTCCCGTCCTCGCCCAGCCGGGCGGCCATCGGCTCGACCGACTTGCGCTGCCCGTCCGTGAGCAGGCCCCGCAGGTAAACCCGCCCCCACCGACGCTGATCCTTACGCGCGAACGGCTCGAAAACCTCCGCCGCGAAGTCCTCCAACTCGCCACGTACAGCTGCAATTTCCTCCGGCGTCACACGTCTTGAACGACTCACCGAGCCCTTAGGACACGCAACACCAGCCCCAACCTGACCAAGCCCTACTAGGCCGTCGCGGCCCGGTCGCGGGGGCGGGCCCGATGGTCCTGCCACGCGGCCAGGGCCTCGGCGCGGGCCCCGTCCGGGTGCTGGGCGTGCCAGGCGCGCAGGAACCGGTTGAACTCGAACTGCACGCCCACCTCCTGGGGTTCGGCAGCCCGGGTGCGGGTCGCGTGCCAGTGCGCGACGGCCTCGGCGAGGGTGTGCCCCGCGTGCTGGGCGATGTAGTCGCGCATGAAGGCGTCGAAGTGGAAGCCGGGTCCGATCTCGCGGACGAAGTACGCGCGCAGCACCTGGCTGCAGCGCTGGCCCGGCGGGATCACGGTCGCGCCGCTGATGGGGGCGGTGAGCTGGCGCCCGGCGCGCCGGGGTGCGGGGGCCGCCGGGGCGGCGGGCGCGGGAAGTCCGTCGAGGGCGGCGGCGAGCCGTGCGGTGACGACTGCTTTGCCACCGCGGGCCGGGAGGCCCATTTCCCGTGCGAGGGCGCCCAGTTCGGCCAGCGTCCAATACCAGCGCAGCAGCTCGGTCCCGCTCAGTGCGGGCGTCAGGGCGGGCCGGGATTCCCTTGTATTCGTACTCACGTTCCCATCTTAGGGGCGGGTGAATCCGGCGAGAGGGACAGGAGGGCCAGGAGGGCCGGGGAAATCGGCGGACCGCCTTGTAAATTGCGCGCCATGCCCCACTTTGCCGGAGGAGACCTCATGACCGCCGAACCCCACCGCCTCACTCTCGGCGGGGACACCGCCCTGGTCCTCATCGACCTCCAGACGGGCATCCTCGAGCGGCCCGCCGCGAAGCCCACCCCCGAGATCCTGGGGAAGGGGATCGCGCTCGCCGAGGCGTTCCGCGCCCACCGGCTGCCCGTGGTCCTGGTCAAGGTGGCGTGGTCCCCGGACGGCGGCGACCTGCCCACTGCGAACGTCGACCGCCCCGGCCCGGCCGCCGCCCCGCCCGCCGCCTTCTCCGAGATCCCGGCCGAGCTGGCCGCCCTCGGGGACGTGGTCGTCACCAAACGCCACTGGGGCGCCTTCACCGGTACCGAGCTCGACCTCCAGCTGCGCCGCCGCGGCATCCACCGGATCGTGCTGGCCGGCATCTCCACCAGCGTCGGCGTCGAGTCCACCGCCCGTACGGCGTGGGAACTCAGCTACGACCTGGTCTTCGCGGAGGACGCCACCGCCGACACCGACCCCGACTCCCACGCCCACACCTTCGGCAAGATCTTCCCGCGCATCGGCAGGGTCAGCACGACGGACGAGATCATCGCGGCCCTGGACTCCTGACCGGCAGATCCCCGGGTGCTTCCCGCAGCGGCCCCGCGGCCGGGGGCGGTTCACCCGTAACCGAGCGGGCGCCCGCGGGTTAGCAGCGAGGAAGGCGAGGGGGTTCTCATGGCGCAGCGGCACACGACGTCCTTGGCACTGCGCCTGCGGTACCGGTTCGACAATCTGATGGCGGGGGGAACCACCGCGCTCATCGGCTGGTTCGCCCTGGCCTGCCTCGCCGTCGTGGTCCCGGCGAGCACGGTGCTCGTCTGGGCCGACCGGGCCGCCCCGGCAACCCTCTCCGGCAGGCTCGCCGCCGTATGGGTCAGCGTCGGACAGACGCTCAAGATCGGAGGCGCGGTCGGGTCACCCCTCTACGTGCTGGCCTCCGTGGCGCTCGCCCTGGTGGCCCTGCTGTTCGTTTCCACGCTGGTCGGTCTGATCACCACCGGCATCAACCGGCGCATCATGCTGCTGCGGCGCGGCCACTCCACCGTGCTGGAGTCCGGGCACACCGTCCTGTTGGGCTGGTCGGACCAGATCTTCCCGGTGGTCGGGGAGCTGGTGGCCGCGAACGCCAACCAGCGCCGGTCCGCCATCGCCGTCCTCGCGCCGAAGGACAAGGTGGAGATGGAGGAGGAGATCTCAACCTCCATCGCCGAAACCGCTGCCGGTACCGGCAGCGGCAGCGGCAGCGGCAGGAGCAGGAGCAGGAGTACGACGCGGATCATCTGCCGCAACGGCCGCACCACCGACCCCACGGCGCTGTCCCGGGTGAGTCCGCGGACCGCAAAGGCCGTGCTCGTACTGCCCCCGGAGGGGGACACCGGTGACGCCCAGGTGGTGAAGACGCTGCTCGCCCTCGAGGCGGCGGTCCGCGAACCCGGCGGGGCGGTGGTGGTCGCCGCCGTGCGCGACACCCGCAACCACCTCACCGCCCGGCTGGCCGCCGGGCCCGGCGGGCACGTCCTGTGCGTCGACGACATCATCGCCCGGCTCCTCGTCCAGACCGCCCGCGAGCCGGGCCTGTCGCTCGTCTACCAGGAACTGCTCGACTTCGCGGGCGACGAGTTCTACGCCGCCGCCGCCCGGGGCCTCGCCGGCCGCACCTTCGGCGAGGCCCTGCTGGCGTTCAGCACGTCCTCGGTGGTCGGTCTGCTGCACGCCGACGGCGGTGTCGCGCTCAATCCGGACCCCGGTACGACGATCGGCACGGACGACCGCATCATCCTCATCTCCGAGGACGACGACACTGCCGTACCGGCGGACGCTTCCTCGTGCGTCGACGAGGACGCGATCGTCACGGCCCGCCCCGGGGCGCCCGAGCCCGAACGGCTGCTCCTCCTCGGCTGGAACCGGCGCGCGCCGCTCGTCGTGGAGCAGCTCGACCAGTTCGTCGGCCCCGGGAGCACGCTGGACGTCGTTTCGCTGGCCGACGAGCTGCGGACGCGCCCCGCCTCGGGCGTCGCGGGGGCGCGCAGCCACCTCGAAGTGGCCTTCCGCAGTGGGGACATCACCGATCCCGAGCTGCTGGCCAAATTGGACGTGCCCGCGTACGACCGGGTGATCGTCATCGGCGAGACGGGCCACGGGACCGGCCCCCATGCGGCGGCACCGGTGCCCGCCCGCGCGATCGACCTCGGCCTCGCCCCGGAGACCGGGACGGAGACGGACGACCGGACACTGGTCACCCTGCTCCATCTGCGGGCCATCGGGGAGGCGGCGGGGCGGGAGCCGTCGCTCACCACGGAAATGTCCGACGACGGCAACCGGCTGCTGGCGCCCGCCCGGGAGGGCGCGGACTTCATCGTCAGCGGCCGGCTGATCAGTCTGCTCATGACCCAGATCTCGGAGAGCCCCTATCTCGCCGCCGTCTTCCAGGAGTTGTTCGAGGCGGAGGGGAACGAGCTCCACCTGAAGCCGGTCGCGGACTACGTGCACACCGATCGCGAGGTGACGTTCGCGACGCTCGTCGAGTCGGCGCGGCGGCGCCGCGAATGCGCGGTCGGCTACCGGCTGCGCGCCGAGGCCGCCACGGGCCCTGCGTACGGTGTGCGGCTCAATCCGGACAAGGGGCAGCCGGTCCGCTTCGGCGAGCACGACTGGCTGATCGTGCTCGCCGAGAACTGAGGAGGGGCAGGGGCGGAAGCCTGGGCCTCAGGTGGGGGGCCTCAGCCGGGTGCGTCAGGCGGGGGCGTCAGGCGGGGGCGTCAGGCGGGGGCCTCGAGCGAAGGCCCCCGCCGGCCGGTCAGAGCGTCGAGTGGACCTCCAGGGCGGCCCGCACCGCGGACTCCAGTGCCCCCTCGATCCACGCCGGCTTGATGGAGGTGTGGCACCCGGCGAAGTGCAGGTTCCCTTCGACCTTGCGGACGTGGGGGAAGAGTTCCGTGTGCTGGCCGGGCAGCAGCACGGAGGCCTCGCCGTAGGCGTATGGGTCGCGCATCCAGGACTGGGTGCGCCCGACGCCGGTGTAGAAGACCTCGATCCGCTGCCCGAACACCTCCTGCACCCCGGCGAGCGCGCGCGGGTAGCGCTCCTCGTCGTCCAGGGAGTCCCACTTCAGGGCGTCGTCCGACCAACTGTAGGAGGCGAGCACGACCCCGCCCGCACTGCCCTCGACAGGGTAGGAGGGCTGGAACATGAAGCGGTTGGGGTTGTCGGTGGCCGAGCCGCCGCCGATGACGTGGGCCGCCTCGGGCTGGTCCCGGGTGACCGCCCGACAGGCCGCGTAGTGCGCGCGCTGCCCGCTGGAGATGCCGCGGTCGGAAACGGACGAGTGCGCGCCCAGGAGGCTGCCGTCCGCGGGGGTCCGCCCGAGCTGGTACTTGCGGTACAGGCCGGGCTGTACCGCCTCCAGCTCGCGCTTCCAGTCGGCCTCGTCGAACTCCCACCAGCGGCGGCTGAATTCCAGCAGCACCTTGGTCGCCGCGTCGTAGTGCAGCTCGGTAATCGCGCGCCGCTTGCCGTACGAGAGCGCGGGCGCGACCGGGATGTGGCGCAGCCCGGAGAAGGGCACGGTGATGATCGCGGTGTCGCCGGTGAAGGTCTCGCGCCGCACGGTGCTGCCGCCGCGGCCCTCGGAGACGGTCTCGATGCTGACCCCGCCCTCACCGTGGGTGATCCGGGTGGCGCGGCGGTCGAGCCGGACGAGGTCGTCGACGCGGGCGTAGAGGGCGTCGACCAGGGTGGCGGTGCCGCCGGGCAGTTCGAAGAAGGCGGTGTCCGGGCTGATCAGCGAGGCCCCGATGAAGCTGTGCACGAAGGCGAGGTGCAGGCGGGAGGTGAGGTTCTCGACGGTGCCGATCAGGTCGATCGTGCGCTCGTCGAGCTTCGCCTCCTCGGTCAGATAGCGGTACATCGACATGTGGCCGTAGCGCTGGATCACGCGGGCCCAGCCCTCGACGAGCTGCTTGTCCTTCTTGCCCTCGATCTCCTTGCGTACGGGGGCGAAGGCGTTGCGGACGATCTGCGCGGCGGGCAGGGCCTCGTAGGCCGCCGGAACCCCGAAGGTCTTGTTGAGGGCCTGCGGGCTGCGCGCGTAGTCGGCGCGGCGGACGCGGATGCCGTTGACGAAGATCCAGGTTCGGTAGGCGGGGCGGCCGGACCCGTCGACGTCGACCAGGTGGAAGCGCCGGCGCTTGAGCCCGAGACTGTCGATCAGCCCGGTGACCAGGGGGTGGCTGTCGGGAATGCGCATCGCGCCGGCCTCGGCGTACTGCTTCGGGTCGGCGAAGGGGGCCGCGGACTTCTCGTGGCCGCCGGTGCGGAAGGTCTTGATCCGGCCGCCCACCCGGTTGCCGTTGGCCTCGATGACGGTGACCTGGTGCCCGGCTTCGCGCAGCAGGTGGGCTGCGGTGAGCCCGGCGGGCCCGGCGCCGACGATCAGTACCTTCTTGCGGGTGCGGGACCGGGGCAGACCGTTCTTCAGCAGGATGTCGGAGTAGCGGGGAACGAGGGGTTCGTCGTCCTCGTCGCGCACGAGGACGGCCCGGGCGATGGTGAGGCAGGTCTCCCAATCGGGGCTGGCCGAACCGGACGGGGCCTGCGGGGTTCCGGAGGCGGCGGCGACCGAGAGGGCGCCGACTCCCGCGACGGCGGCTGCGCCGGCGATGACCTTGCGGCGGGAGGGGCGGCGGGAGGACGCCGGGGCGGGCTCGCCGGAGGGGCCGGGCGTGGCGTCGGGCGCGGGCACGGGTTCGATGATCATGTACCAACTCTCCCGGCCCGTCGGGGCCTTCAGCGCCCAAAGGCACCCCTGCGGGGAACAACCACCCGGACGTGCGGTGTGGGCCTCCCGAGGCTGACGAACTGGGATTCGTGCCGAGCCGGACCCGGCCGTGCGGCTGAGCCGGACGCGGCGGGTCAGCCGAGCCGGAGCCGGCGGGTCAGCCGAGCCGGAGCCGGCGGGTCAGTCGAGCCGGCGCACCCGCTGGCTGGTCAGCTCGTACCGGGCTCCGACCACGGCCAGGGCCCCGGCCGCGACCTTGGCGGCGAGCTCCGGTTCCGCGGCGAGCCGCGCCCGCACCAGCCGTACGTTCGCGGTGATCGCGGCGTCGATCCGCGCGGCCCCGCGCAGCGCGCGGTCGATCGCCGGGTGGATCTGATCGACGAGGTACTGCATGTGGCCCGGCAGCGAGGCTCCCTCTTCGGCGGCCCGGACGGCCGCGGCGACCGCCCCGCACGACTGGTGGCCCAGGACGACGATCAGCGGAATGCCCAGTTCGAGGACTCCGTAGGCGATGCTGCCGAGCACCGCCTCGTCCAGGACCTCGCCCGCCGACCGTACGGTCAACAGATCGCCCAGGCCCTGGTCGAAGACCAGCTCCGGGGGGACGCGGGAGTCGACGCAGCCGAGGACGACGGCGAAGGGGTGCTGGCCTCCGACCAACGTCTGCCGCACGGTCCGCGTCTCGTCGGGGTGCCGCTCGTGCAGGGTCCGCCAGCGCGCGTTGCCCGTCTCCAGTTCCCGCAGCGCGGACGCGGGCGTGGCGGGCCGGGTCCGTCCGGGGCCCCCGGCGACGGGGGTGTCCGGGGTACGGGGGGAACCGGCCACCAGGCCGGCCCCCAGTGCCACCGTGCCGGTCAGTACCACCCGGAGCAGCCGGCGCCGCCCCGGCCGGCCATGGCTTTCCACATGAATGCTCATATCAGAACAAAATATGCACATCCGCTCCCAAAGGGTGGGCGCCGCTCTCGGGCGGGCCTCCTCAGCGGGGCGTCAGCAACCGGGCGAGCACCGTGCCGAGCTGCTCGCGCACCCCTGCGTCGGTGATGACCCCGTCGGCGCCGATCGCGCCCCGGTCCACCGGGACGCTCACGCACGCCGACTCCACGATGTCCGCGCCGGTGTAGCCCAGTACCGTCCGCAGCGTGGCCTCCGCTCCCCGGCCCCGGCCGGCGGCGGCCGCGTTGACCCAGGCCACGGGCTTGTCGCAGATCTCGGTGCCGCCGACCGTCCAGTCGAGCAGGTTCTTGAACGAGCCCGGCAGGGTGCCCGCGTACTCCGGGGTGCAGATCAGGACCGCCGTCGACGCGGCGATCGCCGCGCGCAGCTCCGCCACCGGGGCCGGCAGCGGGTCGGTGTCGTCGTCGGGGTTGAAGTGCGGCAGGGCGGCCAGGCCC
Protein-coding sequences here:
- a CDS encoding dihydrofolate reductase family protein, with the protein product MRKIVLMAGVSLDGFIEGPDRDIGWHQVDEELHQHMNDVLRPMGGFLSGRVTHQLMADYWPTADADPANAGTVAEFAEIWRSKPKYVYSRTLRSAEWNTTVVRDVVPEEVAALRAAPGGDLTLSGADLAASFLRQDLVDAYRIYVHPVRIGRGTPLFPTLDHAPVTLRHTDTHTFGNGVVLLRYERA
- a CDS encoding IS701 family transposase — its product is MTPEEIAAVRGELEDFAAEVFEPFARKDQRRWGRVYLRGLLTDGQRKSVEPMAARLGEDGNRQALAHFITTSPWDPAHVRARLAWSMEKAIRPTVLIFDDTGFLKDGNASACVSRQYTGTAGKVTNCQVGVSLHLASDHASVAVNWRLFQPEAWDPASPKADPAKVARRTACGIPDDTGHVEKWQLALDMLDETRSWGIEVPLAVADAGYGDAAAFRHGLQARGLNYMVGISTTLSAQPGEAVPVTEPYSGNGRPPVAKYPDKPQSVKQLVIAAGRKTAKPVQWREGSRPGTGRSGFKRMYSRFVALRIRPAGREVRHTVEGPELPACWLLAEWPADQGEPVQFWLSDLPADTPLTTLVRLAKLRWRIEHDYREMKQALGLAHFEGRTWNGWHHHVTLVSVAHAFCTLQRLARAPKDMAPA
- a CDS encoding DUF6434 domain-containing protein, with amino-acid sequence MSTNTRESRPALTPALSGTELLRWYWTLAELGALAREMGLPARGGKAVVTARLAAALDGLPAPAAPAAPAPRRAGRQLTAPISGATVIPPGQRCSQVLRAYFVREIGPGFHFDAFMRDYIAQHAGHTLAEAVAHWHATRTRAAEPQEVGVQFEFNRFLRAWHAQHPDGARAEALAAWQDHRARPRDRAATA
- a CDS encoding hydrolase, with the protein product MTAEPHRLTLGGDTALVLIDLQTGILERPAAKPTPEILGKGIALAEAFRAHRLPVVLVKVAWSPDGGDLPTANVDRPGPAAAPPAAFSEIPAELAALGDVVVTKRHWGAFTGTELDLQLRRRGIHRIVLAGISTSVGVESTARTAWELSYDLVFAEDATADTDPDSHAHTFGKIFPRIGRVSTTDEIIAALDS
- a CDS encoding CASTOR/POLLUX-related putative ion channel, coding for MAQRHTTSLALRLRYRFDNLMAGGTTALIGWFALACLAVVVPASTVLVWADRAAPATLSGRLAAVWVSVGQTLKIGGAVGSPLYVLASVALALVALLFVSTLVGLITTGINRRIMLLRRGHSTVLESGHTVLLGWSDQIFPVVGELVAANANQRRSAIAVLAPKDKVEMEEEISTSIAETAAGTGSGSGSGRSRSRSTTRIICRNGRTTDPTALSRVSPRTAKAVLVLPPEGDTGDAQVVKTLLALEAAVREPGGAVVVAAVRDTRNHLTARLAAGPGGHVLCVDDIIARLLVQTAREPGLSLVYQELLDFAGDEFYAAAARGLAGRTFGEALLAFSTSSVVGLLHADGGVALNPDPGTTIGTDDRIILISEDDDTAVPADASSCVDEDAIVTARPGAPEPERLLLLGWNRRAPLVVEQLDQFVGPGSTLDVVSLADELRTRPASGVAGARSHLEVAFRSGDITDPELLAKLDVPAYDRVIVIGETGHGTGPHAAAPVPARAIDLGLAPETGTETDDRTLVTLLHLRAIGEAAGREPSLTTEMSDDGNRLLAPAREGADFIVSGRLISLLMTQISESPYLAAVFQELFEAEGNELHLKPVADYVHTDREVTFATLVESARRRRECAVGYRLRAEAATGPAYGVRLNPDKGQPVRFGEHDWLIVLAEN
- a CDS encoding flavin monoamine oxidase family protein codes for the protein MIIEPVPAPDATPGPSGEPAPASSRRPSRRKVIAGAAAVAGVGALSVAAASGTPQAPSGSASPDWETCLTIARAVLVRDEDDEPLVPRYSDILLKNGLPRSRTRKKVLIVGAGPAGLTAAHLLREAGHQVTVIEANGNRVGGRIKTFRTGGHEKSAAPFADPKQYAEAGAMRIPDSHPLVTGLIDSLGLKRRRFHLVDVDGSGRPAYRTWIFVNGIRVRRADYARSPQALNKTFGVPAAYEALPAAQIVRNAFAPVRKEIEGKKDKQLVEGWARVIQRYGHMSMYRYLTEEAKLDERTIDLIGTVENLTSRLHLAFVHSFIGASLISPDTAFFELPGGTATLVDALYARVDDLVRLDRRATRITHGEGGVSIETVSEGRGGSTVRRETFTGDTAIITVPFSGLRHIPVAPALSYGKRRAITELHYDAATKVLLEFSRRWWEFDEADWKRELEAVQPGLYRKYQLGRTPADGSLLGAHSSVSDRGISSGQRAHYAACRAVTRDQPEAAHVIGGGSATDNPNRFMFQPSYPVEGSAGGVVLASYSWSDDALKWDSLDDEERYPRALAGVQEVFGQRIEVFYTGVGRTQSWMRDPYAYGEASVLLPGQHTELFPHVRKVEGNLHFAGCHTSIKPAWIEGALESAVRAALEVHSTL
- a CDS encoding carbonic anhydrase, which gives rise to MSIHVESHGRPGRRRLLRVVLTGTVALGAGLVAGSPRTPDTPVAGGPGRTRPATPASALRELETGNARWRTLHERHPDETRTVRQTLVGGQHPFAVVLGCVDSRVPPELVFDQGLGDLLTVRSAGEVLDEAVLGSIAYGVLELGIPLIVVLGHQSCGAVAAAVRAAEEGASLPGHMQYLVDQIHPAIDRALRGAARIDAAITANVRLVRARLAAEPELAAKVAAGALAVVGARYELTSQRVRRLD
- a CDS encoding NADPH-dependent FMN reductase yields the protein MSTPSLILLLSGSLRTGSSNESVLRTAQAVAPAQVRTVFYEGLAALPHFNPDDDTDPLPAPVAELRAAIAASTAVLICTPEYAGTLPGSFKNLLDWTVGGTEICDKPVAWVNAAAAGRGRGAEATLRTVLGYTGADIVESACVSVPVDRGAIGADGVITDAGVREQLGTVLARLLTPR